A single genomic interval of Candidatus Bathyarchaeota archaeon harbors:
- a CDS encoding type II toxin-antitoxin system HicA family toxin has product MPKIPPINSSQLIKILEKEGFHVIRQKGSHVILINQEKTRIVIPMHPGKDIKPGLLRAILREAGINREKFLQLLKGR; this is encoded by the coding sequence TTGCCTAAAATTCCGCCGATTAATTCAAGCCAATTAATCAAAATTTTGGAAAAAGAAGGCTTCCACGTTATCCGTCAAAAGGGTTCACATGTTATTCTTATAAATCAAGAAAAAACAAGGATAGTTATCCCCATGCATCCGGGAAAAGACATTAAACCGGGGCTACTCAGAGCAATACTTCGAGAAGCAGGGATAAACAGAGAAAAATTTCTCCAACTATTAAAGGGAAGATAA